The sequence GGCGGTCAAGCACGCCTCGTTGCCGATCTACGGAGTGCAGTTCCACCCGGAAGTGACGCACACGCCGCTGGGCGGGCAAATGCTGGGCAACTTTCTGTCGCGCGCCTGCGGCTGCCACGGCCGCTGGCAGTTGGGCGACTTCGCTCAGGAGGCGATCGACCGCATCCGCCGGCAAGTCGGCGACCGTCGCGTGTTGTGCGGATTGTCCGGCGGCGTCGATTCGTCGGTCGTCGCGGCGCTCATCTACCAGGCCATCGGTCCGCAACTCTCCTGCATTCTGGTCGATAACGGTCTGCTGCGAAAAGAGGAGGAGGCCACCGTCATTCGCGAATTCTCGAACCATTTCAAGACCGACCTGCACGTGGTCAAGGCCGAAGACCGTTTTCTGGCGACCCTGGCCGGCGTCACCGACCCGCAGGAGAAGCGCCGCCGCATCGGCCGGGCATTCATCGAGTGTTTCACCGACGAAGCGGCCAAGGTCGAAGGCGCCGAGTTTTTGGCCCAGGGCACGCTCTATCCCGACGTGATCGAAAGCGGGGCGGCCGCCGACGGCCCGGCCGCCACGATCAAGCTGCACCATAACGTGGGCGGCCTGCCCGAAGACCTGTCGTTCAAGCTGATCGAGCCGTTGCGAGACTTGTTCAAAGACGAAGTGCGGCGTCTGGGCTTGCAGCTCGGCTTGCCGGAAGAGATCGTCTGGCGGCATCCATTTCCGGGGCCGGGCCTGGCGGTGCGGTGCCTGGGCGAGGTGACGCGAGAGCGGCTTCAGCGGCTGCGCGAGGCCGATGCCGTCGTCGTGGCCGAGATCAAGGCCGCCGGCCTCTATCGGCAAACGTCGCAGGTGTTTGCCGTGTTGTTGCCGGTGCAAAGCGTCGGCGTGATGGGCGACGCGCGGACATACGAGGACGCCATCGCCGTCCGCTCCATCGACACCGAAGACTTTATGACGGCCGACTGGAGCCGGCTGCCCTACGATTTATTGGCCCGGATTTCGACCCGCATCATCAACGAAGTGAAGGGCGTGAACCGCGTGGTCTACGACATCAGCTCCAAGCCGCCCGCGACGATCGAGTGGGAGTGAGAAGCCGTCCGAAAACTCTCGTGAGGCGCCCGCCGGACAAACGGGATGCCGCCGTTCATCGGCGGCGCCACGATTGACACCTGCCGCCAAGCGGCCAACAATCAGGTTGTACTAGCGATGCCGTATCCGCCACCCTCAACTGAGGGTAAAAGTCCGCGTCCGCCCCGCCATCTGGAGCGCGATCATAATGCATCTGACCTCATCGCCTCCGCCGCCCAACGCCGATGCGGACAACTTCTATCCTACTGGAGACGGTCGTCCCATGGCCGAAACCCCGGTTCACCGCCAGAACTTGACGAACTCGATCGAGGTCTTGGGGCTCTGGTTCGCCGACGACCCCCTGGCCTATGTGTCGGGCAACATGTTCATCTACTACGAGCCCGGCAACCGGCTGAAACACGTTTCGCCCGACGTTTTCGTGGCGCTGGGCGTGCCGAAAGACAAAGAGCGGAAAGCCTACTACGTGTGGGAAGAAGGCCGCGCTCCCGATCTGGTCATCGAGCTGACCAGCGCCAGCACCCGCGGCGAAGACACCGGGGGCAAAAAATCGCTCTATCAGGACGTTCTTGTCGTTCCCGAGTACATCTTGTTCGATCCCTACGGTGAATACCTCAAGCCGGCCCTACAGGGTTTTCGGCTGCGGGAAGGCAAATACGTCGAAATC comes from Pirellulales bacterium and encodes:
- the guaA gene encoding glutamine-hydrolyzing GMP synthase; this translates as MADIEEREQEPGRLADEKVLVLDFGAQYAQLIARRVRERHVYCEIVRHTITAERVRQLAPKGLIFSGGPASVYEPGAPKCDPDLFRLGIPVLGICYGMQLACEVLGGAVRSAPAREYGRAALTIGNADDLLAGLPTQTEVWMSHGDQVVSVGGDFVPLAATRTCPIAAVKHASLPIYGVQFHPEVTHTPLGGQMLGNFLSRACGCHGRWQLGDFAQEAIDRIRRQVGDRRVLCGLSGGVDSSVVAALIYQAIGPQLSCILVDNGLLRKEEEATVIREFSNHFKTDLHVVKAEDRFLATLAGVTDPQEKRRRIGRAFIECFTDEAAKVEGAEFLAQGTLYPDVIESGAAADGPAATIKLHHNVGGLPEDLSFKLIEPLRDLFKDEVRRLGLQLGLPEEIVWRHPFPGPGLAVRCLGEVTRERLQRLREADAVVVAEIKAAGLYRQTSQVFAVLLPVQSVGVMGDARTYEDAIAVRSIDTEDFMTADWSRLPYDLLARISTRIINEVKGVNRVVYDISSKPPATIEWE
- a CDS encoding Uma2 family endonuclease — protein: MHLTSSPPPPNADADNFYPTGDGRPMAETPVHRQNLTNSIEVLGLWFADDPLAYVSGNMFIYYEPGNRLKHVSPDVFVALGVPKDKERKAYYVWEEGRAPDLVIELTSASTRGEDTGGKKSLYQDVLVVPEYILFDPYGEYLKPALQGFRLREGKYVEIPQVGGRLPSEVLGLHFEGHGKELRLYDPTTGRWLPTLLELQAQTEAKLGETDAQLRQTAAERDRATAEAERLEKELAELRQRLGQSET